The Aureitalea marina genome includes a window with the following:
- a CDS encoding M23 family metallopeptidase: MRLRIILPLLMICLQATSQDIGLKKYIGTDSIDIAVINNLLVDIEFYITPKDSIKDSVKVIDYAIIPPKDTLFKALRLPIKMVKDTSEIYPSDYISLRGTMGNPGAEADGTLYELPFSRGKKYKVIQGFGGKFSHDSEQSKYAVDINTQVGDTITAARSGLVIRTRDQFTERGGRDFRDKANLVNILHDDGTIASYVHLDFEGVLVSLGERVETGQPIGISGYTGFTTTPHLHFVIRKAGSIAIPFYFKGYTKGPIKKNMRLKRK; the protein is encoded by the coding sequence ATGAGATTGAGAATCATCCTTCCTCTTTTAATGATCTGCCTTCAGGCAACTTCCCAGGATATAGGCCTTAAAAAATACATCGGAACCGACAGCATTGACATTGCCGTGATCAACAATCTATTGGTTGATATTGAGTTTTATATCACTCCTAAGGATAGCATAAAGGACAGCGTTAAGGTGATCGATTATGCTATTATTCCCCCCAAGGACACACTCTTCAAGGCATTGCGGCTTCCCATTAAGATGGTAAAGGACACCTCAGAGATCTACCCATCCGATTATATTTCCCTGAGAGGTACTATGGGAAATCCTGGGGCAGAGGCCGACGGAACCTTATATGAGCTACCCTTCTCTAGAGGAAAGAAATACAAAGTCATTCAAGGTTTTGGAGGTAAATTTTCTCATGATTCAGAGCAATCCAAGTACGCCGTGGACATCAACACTCAGGTGGGGGATACAATTACCGCAGCTCGTTCCGGACTCGTCATACGAACCCGGGATCAGTTTACTGAACGTGGTGGTCGGGACTTTAGGGACAAAGCGAACCTGGTCAATATATTGCACGACGACGGAACCATCGCTTCCTATGTTCATTTGGATTTTGAGGGTGTGCTGGTGTCCTTAGGTGAGCGTGTAGAAACAGGTCAACCCATTGGGATTTCGGGTTATACAGGTTTTACCACCACTCCTCACCTGCACTTTGTGATCAGGAAGGCAGGAAGCATAGCAATTCCTTTCTACTTTAAAGGTTACACTAAAGGCCCCATCAAGAAGAATATGCGATTAAAAAGGAAGTAG
- the tsaD gene encoding tRNA (adenosine(37)-N6)-threonylcarbamoyltransferase complex transferase subunit TsaD, whose amino-acid sequence MHPIIVPELNSSNICVLGIESSCDDTAAAVIQNGRILSNVIATQKIHEEYGGVVPELASRAHQQNIVPVVHQALVKANIDKKQLSAIAFTRGPGLMGSLLVGTSFAKSLAMGLNIPLIEVNHMQAHILAHFIDEPEQEKPEFPFLAMTISGGHTQIVLVKDYFEMEVIGQTLDDAVGEAFDKSAKILGLPYPGGPVLDKLAQEGDPLAFPFPKPQVGPLDFSFSGLKTAVLYFVQKKTQEDPNFVENNLNDICASIQYTIVEYLMDKLKKAVKTTGINRIAIGGGVSANSGIRRALELASKDLGWKTYVPKFEFCTDNAAMIAMVGQLKLERGLISDTSVTAKARFSL is encoded by the coding sequence TTGCATCCAATAATTGTGCCCGAATTGAATTCTTCAAATATTTGCGTCCTCGGAATCGAATCATCCTGTGATGATACGGCTGCTGCCGTTATTCAGAACGGCAGAATCCTCTCTAATGTGATAGCTACTCAGAAAATTCATGAAGAATACGGTGGAGTTGTGCCAGAATTGGCATCTCGTGCGCATCAGCAAAACATAGTACCGGTTGTTCATCAGGCCTTGGTTAAAGCAAATATCGATAAAAAACAGCTAAGCGCTATTGCCTTTACCCGTGGACCGGGTTTGATGGGATCACTCTTGGTGGGAACCTCCTTTGCTAAATCCTTGGCCATGGGGCTAAATATCCCACTTATCGAGGTGAATCACATGCAGGCTCATATCCTGGCTCATTTTATCGACGAACCCGAACAGGAAAAACCGGAATTCCCATTTTTGGCCATGACCATCAGCGGAGGTCATACCCAGATCGTTTTGGTAAAGGATTATTTTGAGATGGAAGTCATCGGTCAAACCTTGGATGATGCGGTTGGTGAAGCTTTTGACAAGTCGGCCAAGATCTTAGGACTTCCCTACCCGGGTGGCCCGGTTTTGGATAAACTGGCCCAGGAAGGAGATCCGCTGGCATTTCCATTTCCCAAACCGCAGGTTGGGCCACTGGATTTCAGCTTTAGCGGACTAAAAACGGCCGTGCTCTATTTCGTTCAGAAAAAAACGCAAGAAGACCCCAACTTTGTAGAGAATAACCTGAATGATATCTGTGCCAGCATCCAGTACACCATTGTGGAATACCTGATGGACAAGTTGAAAAAAGCCGTTAAAACGACTGGCATTAACCGGATCGCTATTGGTGGTGGTGTCTCAGCCAACAGCGGAATCAGGAGGGCCTTGGAATTGGCTAGTAAGGATCTGGGATGGAAGACTTATGTGCCTAAATTCGAATTTTGCACAGATAATGCAGCCATGATAGCCATGGTTGGCCAGCTAAAATTGGAAAGAGGATTGATCAGTGATACATCAGTCACTGCCAAAGCCCGTTTTTCACTCTGA
- a CDS encoding translocation/assembly module TamB domain-containing protein, producing the protein MVSIIVILSIPAVQTRIAKIVTNRINEDFGTKISIDRLGLNWKGQIDVRKIYIEDHQQDTLIAVDRLNTTIQSVRNLLNDKLDFGDIRLRGTSFYITTYPGDEEHNLDIFLAKFDSDKPPSTNQKVFELFATRILIEDGRFRVIDLNDEEPLAVQFDDLFIDIQDFLIYNEDISTRINHLSLKALKGYEIGDLEGDYCYNSERMTLENMLLTTEDSQIKGDLSMDYAEKGMQDFKNNVKLIADLRDSRVSTNDIKVFYDEFGSNIDILVEGNLEGTLNSFIFQNVELSTLSSRVQGYFEFDDLFQDDKGLRFRAYDHIIRSNRRDLTRLLPDILGTSLPPELAELGYFTLRGNTVLDLEQLAVESQLETLLGQAEIDIDMEDISQIDTTTYGGTVITDGFNLGPLLGFPDLQQVTADVRVDGSGFSRETVNTLIQGRVDSLRFMDYNYSNIQVAGTFSKPEFNGKVQIDDPNLQMDFNGLVDITQSFNQYDFTADVEYMELNQLNLIKRDSISVFAGEVNMKISGTSEDDVQGTIEFKETFYQNEEEDYYFDDFLIIANRNGEDRSIEIRSPDILNGSLRGQFEILAIPDLFRNGIGSIYANYQPQEVTDNQFLSYEFEIYNKIVEVFVPEIQLGENTKIRGSVSSDESEFKLNFNSPEVLLYGNYLNKVKLQVDNDNPIYNTYISVDSIHTDQYRVTDLSLINKTLNDTLYIQSQFKGGDQKEDRFNLSLYHTINPNGKSVVGMKRSTIEYKENTWYLNKENNQNNKVVFDNDFQDVKIDSLVLNHEQEYIRMAGMLKGSNQKDVRVEFSEVNIDNITPKIDSLELDGRVNGSLRLLQQEGAYLPTADVEVTGVEMNEIPLGDLTLDITGNEDLTYYQVDSRLANEQTTLFSLIGGVDTTNDKPILDLDVNFREFKLATIEPFVADIFSDIRGDLSGQFKVSGVYDSPEMDGQLFLDGSGMKVPYLNLDFDLADNTLIFLDKQSFNLSRTTIIDTEYGTEAALFGSVTHEDFGNWNMDLKVESDRMLVLNTPPDEDELYYGTAFISGNAQFSGPLDELTIDAAATTESGTTFKIPISDAQSIGDDSFIYFISPEEKQARLSGEEFESKRVKGLTLNFDLDINENAEVEILVDQTNNSTLKGRGVGTLLIRINTLGKFDMFGDFLVINGTYDFKYKTLIQKQFEVLSGGSITWDGSPTGANLNLSAKYNTRANPSVLLDNPTANRKIPVEVLIDLSGEILQPDLDFRIDFPETSSTLKAELEYKLQNDQERESQALFLISTGSFRGDTGAFTNAGGSLVTESVNAIVADIFAGDDNKFSVIPYYETGSRTINQETADQLGVELTTQISERILINGKVGIPVGGVTDTQVAGDIEIQWLVNEDGSMRMSFFNRQADIQFIGEDQIFEQGAGISYSVDFDTFKELVDKLFNKEISLESEEENNNIVPDDNSYPVNFKPKNDN; encoded by the coding sequence TTGGTCAGTATAATCGTTATTCTTTCTATTCCTGCTGTCCAGACCCGCATAGCCAAAATAGTCACTAACCGGATCAACGAGGATTTCGGGACCAAAATCAGCATCGACCGCCTAGGACTCAATTGGAAAGGGCAGATCGACGTCCGCAAGATCTACATCGAAGATCATCAACAGGATACATTGATTGCCGTAGACCGCTTGAATACGACCATTCAAAGTGTTCGCAACTTACTGAACGACAAGCTGGATTTTGGAGATATCCGATTGCGCGGGACCAGTTTCTACATCACCACCTATCCTGGAGACGAGGAACACAACCTGGATATCTTCCTGGCCAAGTTCGATTCTGACAAACCTCCCAGCACCAACCAAAAGGTCTTTGAATTATTTGCTACCCGCATCCTGATAGAAGATGGGCGGTTCAGGGTTATAGATCTGAACGATGAAGAACCTCTTGCAGTCCAGTTCGATGATCTTTTCATCGATATCCAAGACTTTTTGATCTACAACGAAGACATCTCGACCAGGATCAACCACCTTTCGCTAAAGGCACTCAAGGGTTATGAGATAGGGGACCTGGAAGGCGACTATTGCTACAATTCTGAAAGGATGACCCTGGAGAACATGTTGCTCACCACCGAGGATTCTCAGATCAAAGGGGATCTGTCCATGGATTATGCCGAAAAAGGCATGCAGGACTTTAAGAACAACGTAAAACTTATTGCAGACCTTAGAGATTCTCGCGTTTCCACTAACGATATCAAGGTGTTCTATGATGAGTTTGGTTCGAACATCGATATTCTGGTCGAAGGGAACCTGGAAGGTACACTGAACTCCTTCATCTTCCAGAATGTTGAGTTGAGCACGCTCAGTTCCAGGGTTCAGGGATATTTTGAGTTCGACGATCTTTTCCAGGATGATAAAGGTCTTCGTTTCCGCGCCTACGACCATATCATACGTTCTAACCGGCGCGACCTCACCAGACTTCTTCCTGACATTTTGGGCACCTCCTTACCCCCGGAATTGGCAGAACTTGGCTATTTCACCCTGAGAGGAAATACCGTGCTCGACCTTGAGCAATTGGCTGTAGAGAGTCAATTGGAAACCCTGCTGGGACAGGCCGAAATCGACATTGACATGGAGGATATTAGTCAGATCGACACGACCACCTATGGTGGGACGGTCATTACTGATGGATTCAATCTGGGGCCTCTTCTGGGATTCCCTGATCTGCAACAAGTTACCGCCGATGTCCGCGTTGACGGGAGTGGTTTCAGCCGAGAGACCGTAAACACCTTGATACAGGGGAGAGTGGATTCGCTCCGATTTATGGACTATAACTACAGCAATATCCAGGTTGCCGGGACCTTTAGTAAACCGGAATTCAATGGTAAGGTGCAGATCGATGATCCAAACCTCCAAATGGACTTTAACGGGCTTGTAGATATTACCCAAAGCTTTAACCAGTACGATTTCACAGCCGATGTGGAATACATGGAACTGAATCAGCTGAATCTGATCAAAAGGGATAGTATCTCCGTCTTTGCGGGAGAGGTCAATATGAAGATCTCCGGGACCAGTGAAGACGATGTTCAGGGTACCATCGAGTTCAAAGAGACCTTTTACCAGAACGAAGAAGAAGACTACTATTTTGACGACTTCCTCATCATAGCCAATCGAAATGGGGAGGATCGATCCATCGAAATACGTTCTCCGGATATCCTGAACGGTAGCCTCAGAGGGCAATTTGAGATCCTGGCTATACCGGATCTGTTCCGAAATGGCATTGGTAGCATCTATGCCAATTATCAACCCCAAGAGGTCACGGACAACCAATTCTTATCCTATGAATTTGAGATCTATAATAAGATCGTGGAAGTTTTCGTACCGGAGATTCAATTGGGTGAAAACACCAAGATTAGAGGGTCTGTGTCGTCGGATGAGTCTGAGTTTAAACTCAATTTTAACTCTCCTGAAGTGCTGTTATACGGCAATTATCTAAATAAAGTAAAACTTCAGGTTGACAATGATAACCCTATATACAACACATATATATCAGTTGATTCAATTCACACAGACCAATACCGGGTAACAGACCTCAGCTTGATCAATAAAACCTTGAACGACACCCTTTACATCCAGTCTCAATTTAAAGGAGGCGACCAAAAAGAAGACCGCTTCAATCTCTCACTTTACCACACCATTAATCCGAACGGGAAGTCAGTGGTCGGCATGAAGCGTTCGACCATAGAATACAAGGAAAACACTTGGTACCTGAACAAGGAGAACAATCAGAACAACAAGGTGGTGTTTGACAACGACTTCCAGGATGTCAAGATCGACTCCCTGGTACTGAATCACGAACAGGAATATATTCGAATGGCCGGTATGCTGAAGGGCAGCAATCAGAAAGATGTGCGGGTAGAGTTTTCCGAAGTGAACATCGACAATATCACGCCCAAAATCGATAGCCTGGAGCTGGATGGCCGGGTTAACGGCAGTCTCCGCCTGTTGCAACAGGAAGGAGCTTATCTCCCCACTGCAGATGTTGAGGTCACTGGTGTTGAGATGAACGAGATCCCACTAGGAGACCTGACCCTGGATATAACCGGAAATGAAGACCTGACCTATTACCAGGTGGATAGCCGCCTGGCCAATGAACAGACCACCCTATTCAGTCTTATTGGGGGAGTGGATACGACAAATGACAAGCCCATTTTGGACCTGGATGTCAATTTCCGGGAATTCAAGCTGGCGACCATAGAACCTTTTGTTGCCGATATCTTCTCGGATATTCGAGGCGATCTCTCGGGGCAATTTAAGGTGTCCGGAGTCTACGATTCCCCGGAAATGGACGGTCAGCTCTTTTTGGATGGCAGCGGGATGAAGGTTCCTTATCTGAACCTGGATTTCGACTTGGCCGACAATACCCTGATATTTTTAGACAAGCAATCATTCAACCTAAGCCGGACCACTATCATCGATACCGAATACGGCACCGAGGCTGCGCTATTCGGCTCTGTAACCCACGAAGACTTCGGAAACTGGAATATGGACCTGAAGGTAGAGTCCGATCGCATGCTCGTTCTAAACACACCACCGGACGAAGACGAATTGTATTACGGAACAGCCTTTATCAGTGGAAATGCTCAATTTTCGGGGCCCTTGGACGAATTGACCATAGATGCAGCTGCTACCACAGAATCCGGAACCACTTTTAAGATCCCTATTAGTGATGCTCAGTCCATAGGAGACGATTCCTTCATTTATTTTATTTCCCCGGAAGAGAAACAGGCACGGCTGTCTGGTGAAGAGTTTGAATCTAAACGCGTAAAGGGCCTTACCCTAAACTTTGATCTAGATATCAATGAAAACGCTGAAGTTGAGATTCTGGTGGACCAAACCAACAATTCCACTTTAAAAGGCAGAGGAGTGGGAACGCTGTTGATCCGGATCAACACCCTGGGTAAGTTCGACATGTTCGGGGATTTCCTAGTGATCAACGGGACCTATGATTTCAAATACAAAACCCTGATCCAAAAGCAATTCGAGGTGTTGTCAGGAGGTAGCATTACTTGGGATGGTAGTCCCACCGGAGCGAACCTGAACCTCAGTGCCAAATACAACACCAGAGCCAATCCATCTGTTTTGCTGGACAATCCAACAGCCAACCGCAAGATCCCGGTAGAAGTGCTGATCGATCTTTCCGGCGAGATCCTGCAACCAGACCTGGACTTTCGCATTGATTTTCCTGAAACATCCTCGACCTTGAAAGCAGAATTGGAATATAAACTCCAGAATGATCAGGAAAGGGAATCCCAAGCGCTCTTCCTAATATCGACAGGCTCTTTCCGAGGGGATACAGGAGCATTCACCAATGCCGGAGGGTCTTTGGTTACGGAAAGCGTAAACGCCATTGTAGCTGATATCTTTGCCGGAGATGACAACAAATTCTCCGTTATTCCTTATTACGAGACAGGATCCCGGACGATCAATCAGGAAACTGCAGACCAATTGGGCGTAGAGTTGACCACCCAGATCTCTGAACGGATACTGATCAATGGGAAGGTAGGAATACCGGTAGGTGGAGTTACGGATACCCAGGTTGCCGGCGATATCGAGATCCAATGGTTGGTCAATGAAGACGGCAGTATGCGAATGAGCTTCTTTAACAGACAGGCAGATATCCAGTTCATAGGGGAGGACCAGATCTTCGAACAAGGTGCAGGTATCTCTTATTCCGTAGACTTCGACACCTTTAAGGAATTAGTTGATAAATTATTCAATAAGGAGATTTCCCTGGAATCGGAAGAGGAGAACAACAACATAGTACCGGACGACAACTCCTATCCGGTCAATTTCAAGCCCAAGAACGACAATTGA
- a CDS encoding putative LPS assembly protein LptD: protein MDLTVLGDYYTNGSYGLRLESAYALRYKFRGNLSFRLENLINSERGFPDFSESRLYNIRWNHNQDAKASPNSRFSASVNLGSSQYYAQSINQTNNASSLVNTLASSVSYSRTFETQPEINVTLAATHSQNTNTETINMTLPNLNATVSRIFPFAPKTGTKKGILQNINMQYDLSAQNQITTTDSLFFKSEMFDDARIGARHNIPISTNFKIFNYLSASMGANYQETWVGRTFDQRYDEEANNGEGAVVTDTVSGFDAYRTYNFNASLGTTVYGTFNFGEDKKIQAIRHVMRPQIGYSIQPSFDQFYDEYVVPSADPEVADQVVTYSRFQNTLFGAPTENLSSSLGFSLSNTIEAKVRDRDTTATDPKKISLINNLNFSTGYDFAADSLNLSPVRFTGSIPIVEKLDFNFNGTLDIYALNNNNQRINTLNIDNGGSLFRLTQGNISINYSFSSKDFQRGRSDEQEREEGFNSETFRNGGRPDDLFGDATPINAGRFDPVQTGPDRGPISNTWYQNEIPWTFRLAYTMTYSNAQRQNEITSQSLMFSSNVELSPRWSVGISSGYDFKNKGVTLTNLRFQRDLESWQMSFNWTPIGARNTAWYFYIGIKSGMLSDIKWEQRREPDRQL from the coding sequence GTGGACTTGACGGTTCTGGGGGATTACTACACCAATGGTAGTTATGGTCTGCGCCTGGAATCAGCCTATGCCCTGCGATATAAGTTCCGAGGTAATCTGAGTTTTAGGTTGGAAAACCTGATCAACAGTGAGCGAGGTTTTCCGGACTTTAGTGAATCGCGTTTGTACAACATACGATGGAACCACAACCAGGACGCCAAAGCCAGCCCCAACTCCCGATTCTCAGCCTCGGTGAACCTGGGAAGTAGCCAGTATTACGCCCAGTCCATTAACCAGACCAATAATGCCAGTTCACTGGTCAATACCCTGGCCTCTTCGGTCTCTTATTCTAGGACATTTGAAACTCAACCGGAGATCAATGTGACCCTGGCGGCCACCCATTCACAAAATACGAATACGGAGACCATCAACATGACCTTGCCGAACCTGAATGCAACTGTTTCCCGTATCTTTCCTTTTGCACCAAAAACCGGTACCAAAAAGGGGATATTGCAGAATATCAACATGCAGTATGATCTTAGTGCCCAGAATCAGATCACTACAACAGATTCCCTGTTCTTTAAATCAGAGATGTTCGATGATGCCCGCATAGGTGCTAGGCACAACATCCCGATCAGTACTAATTTCAAGATATTCAATTACCTCAGTGCCTCTATGGGCGCCAATTACCAGGAAACCTGGGTGGGAAGAACCTTTGACCAGCGCTACGATGAAGAAGCCAACAATGGAGAAGGCGCTGTGGTAACCGACACCGTCTCTGGATTTGATGCCTACAGGACCTATAACTTCAATGCCAGTTTAGGAACAACCGTTTATGGTACATTTAATTTTGGAGAGGATAAAAAGATTCAGGCCATACGCCATGTGATGAGGCCTCAGATCGGATACAGTATTCAGCCTTCCTTCGATCAGTTCTATGATGAATATGTCGTTCCTTCGGCTGACCCCGAAGTGGCCGATCAGGTGGTCACCTACTCTCGCTTTCAAAATACGCTGTTTGGAGCCCCGACAGAGAATCTGAGCAGCAGTCTGGGATTCTCACTCAGTAATACCATCGAAGCTAAGGTCAGGGACCGGGATACTACGGCCACTGACCCCAAGAAGATCTCCCTGATCAACAACCTTAATTTCTCTACCGGTTACGATTTTGCGGCAGATTCCCTCAATCTGAGCCCGGTGCGGTTTACCGGAAGTATACCAATTGTGGAAAAGCTCGATTTCAACTTCAACGGCACCCTGGATATCTACGCCCTCAATAACAACAATCAACGGATCAATACCCTGAACATCGATAATGGCGGTAGCCTGTTCAGGCTGACACAGGGGAATATTTCGATCAACTACTCTTTTTCCAGCAAGGATTTCCAAAGGGGGCGTTCTGATGAGCAAGAACGAGAAGAAGGCTTTAATAGTGAGACATTTAGAAATGGAGGGCGTCCGGATGATCTGTTTGGAGATGCGACCCCCATCAATGCCGGTCGATTTGATCCGGTTCAGACTGGCCCGGACCGCGGGCCGATCAGCAATACCTGGTATCAGAACGAGATCCCCTGGACCTTTAGGCTGGCTTATACCATGACCTATTCCAATGCCCAACGGCAGAATGAGATAACCTCCCAGTCCCTGATGTTCAGTTCTAACGTAGAACTATCGCCGCGATGGAGTGTGGGTATATCCTCGGGTTACGATTTTAAGAACAAGGGGGTGACCCTGACCAATTTGCGCTTCCAACGAGACCTGGAAAGCTGGCAGATGAGTTTTAACTGGACCCCTATCGGAGCGCGGAATACGGCCTGGTACTTCTATATCGGGATCAAATCCGGTATGCTCAGCGATATCAAGTGGGAACAACGTAGAGAACCAGACAGACAATTATAA
- a CDS encoding putative LPS assembly protein LptD, producing the protein MLLIVPVLLVEGIRAQDIQPGQQVEITAGSRQDSITGPVSDTTLTRPIVGAEFNQVLADTVRTDTVAAEEFLQDIVEYYGEDYVYLDRKTNRIFLYNEAYVIYQDMRIDAGLIILDYNTNEVYAKGIDSAGVYSQSPIFVQANNRVEPDSIRFNFDTQKALVYNSKTEQNGFNVISEVTKKENDSVYFLSKVKFTTSENIDDPEYYFYTRKAKFVPGSKVVTGLTNMYIADVPTPIGLPFAFFPLTDDRASGVVIPNIGENNNRGFFFQNGAIISQSTIMWT; encoded by the coding sequence TTGCTCCTGATTGTCCCAGTTTTACTTGTTGAGGGCATTCGTGCACAGGATATCCAACCCGGTCAGCAAGTGGAGATAACGGCGGGTAGTCGTCAGGACTCCATCACTGGCCCGGTAAGTGATACCACTCTTACCCGGCCCATTGTAGGTGCCGAATTTAACCAGGTCTTGGCCGATACAGTGAGGACAGACACTGTTGCGGCCGAAGAATTCTTACAGGACATAGTGGAGTATTACGGGGAGGATTATGTCTACCTGGACCGTAAGACCAACAGGATCTTTCTGTACAACGAGGCCTATGTGATCTACCAGGATATGCGGATCGATGCCGGTCTAATCATATTGGACTACAATACCAACGAGGTCTATGCCAAAGGAATAGACAGTGCAGGGGTGTATTCTCAGTCTCCGATATTTGTGCAGGCTAACAACAGGGTTGAGCCGGATTCCATCCGATTTAATTTTGATACCCAAAAAGCCCTGGTCTACAATTCCAAGACAGAACAAAATGGTTTCAATGTGATCTCCGAGGTGACCAAAAAGGAGAACGATTCTGTCTATTTCCTGAGCAAGGTGAAGTTCACTACCTCAGAAAATATAGACGACCCTGAGTACTATTTCTACACAAGGAAAGCCAAGTTCGTACCGGGAAGTAAAGTGGTAACCGGGCTCACCAATATGTATATCGCCGATGTGCCGACACCCATCGGTTTACCATTTGCCTTTTTTCCATTGACGGACGACCGGGCTTCTGGGGTAGTCATACCAAACATTGGAGAGAACAACAACAGGGGGTTCTTCTTCCAGAACGGGGCTATTATTTCGCAATCAACGATTATGTGGACTTGA
- a CDS encoding N-acetylmuramoyl-L-alanine amidase family protein — protein MRSNLLGFLLIIFSLGVSVPFEARNNDTTKPFIVVLDAGHGGKDPGNLGNGYKEKDIALDVVKRVGKILEKDERFKVIYTRTTDTFLELHERAAIANRYDADVFVSIHCNSHHTQAHGAETFVMGLNKSDQNLDTAKKENEVIFLEDNYEEIYAGFDPRSPETLIGLSLMQEEYLDQSIMLAGLIQNNMVNNLRRKNRGVKQDVWWVLHNTYMPSVLVELGFLTHNSEGHYVNSQEGRKDMSEEIAKGIVAYRDNIMLATANNVKPKITEKQVEEVTESVVKNIYPGIEFKVQLAAGKRKISLKPAQWNGLVNISRNQEDGLYKYYYGATSDYNEIQIMKGFTREKGYSSSYVVAFRDGQKIPLQEALKSRSN, from the coding sequence ATGAGATCAAATTTGCTCGGATTCCTACTTATAATTTTTTCATTGGGTGTCAGTGTTCCTTTTGAAGCGCGCAACAATGATACCACAAAACCCTTTATTGTTGTTCTTGATGCCGGACACGGAGGCAAGGACCCCGGAAATCTGGGGAACGGATACAAAGAGAAGGATATTGCCCTGGATGTAGTCAAACGGGTAGGGAAGATCCTGGAAAAGGATGAACGCTTTAAAGTGATTTACACCCGGACTACCGATACTTTTCTGGAATTGCACGAGCGTGCAGCTATTGCGAATAGATATGACGCCGATGTCTTTGTATCGATTCATTGCAACTCGCATCACACACAGGCCCATGGTGCCGAAACTTTTGTTATGGGACTGAATAAAAGTGATCAGAATCTTGACACTGCAAAAAAAGAGAACGAGGTGATCTTCCTAGAGGACAATTACGAGGAGATCTATGCTGGATTCGACCCCCGATCGCCTGAAACTCTGATCGGGCTATCGCTGATGCAGGAGGAATACCTTGATCAGAGCATTATGCTGGCTGGCTTGATCCAGAACAACATGGTCAATAATCTAAGACGCAAGAACAGGGGCGTTAAACAAGATGTATGGTGGGTGCTGCACAACACCTACATGCCAAGTGTTTTGGTGGAACTCGGTTTCCTGACTCATAATTCCGAAGGTCATTATGTCAATTCGCAAGAAGGCAGAAAGGACATGTCCGAGGAGATCGCCAAAGGTATAGTTGCATATAGGGATAACATCATGTTGGCCACTGCAAACAATGTGAAGCCGAAGATCACTGAAAAACAGGTTGAGGAAGTTACAGAATCCGTGGTGAAGAATATTTATCCCGGGATCGAATTTAAAGTGCAATTGGCTGCCGGTAAACGAAAAATTTCACTGAAACCTGCCCAGTGGAATGGGCTGGTGAATATAAGCAGGAATCAAGAAGATGGCCTTTACAAGTATTACTATGGGGCCACATCAGATTACAATGAAATTCAGATCATGAAGGGATTTACCAGAGAGAAGGGGTATTCTTCCAGTTATGTAGTGGCCTTTAGGGATGGTCAGAAAATTCCGCTACAGGAAGCCCTCAAATCCAGAAGTAATTAG